The genomic region TCCTTTTGAGGAGAAAGCCTCCAATTTTTAAAGCTCAAATGCAAATTGAAGAGTTGAAAGTTATTTTAATcttgtaatttaaaaagcaagtcAACATTCACTAGCAGTtactagaatcacagaatcaactaggttggaaaagacctctgagatcattgagtccaacccatTACCctaattgggttttttttaaatgtattttatttttatatggcTTCTTGGATGACTAGCAGATGTTTCTCATACCACCTGAGAAAAACTTTGGCACATCAGCAAATAAAGGTAATAGTGTGAATgctgaaaaaataatcaattcAGCAGCAGTCTGGCACCAAGTCTTATTTCTTCCTGAAGTATCCAGCATGGCTTGGACAGCTCATTTAATTCCTCTGATCTTAAAAAGAGTGtaattcttttctcttcttgttctttgtgttttctatttaaaatttttggaCAGAACTTTCTCACTCTGCAAGGGTTTTGTGCAATGAAGCCAAAGCCTGGCTGGTTCACCACCCCTTCAAAGCACAGATGATCATTTAGGATCTTTCTCTGTACTTCTGTCATGATATGCAAAACTTACAGCTCTGATAGATTACAGCAGTCTTGGACTACTATTATTCCTACACACAGCAGTTAAGCTGCTTTAGCGGATATCTTTAACTTTAGGTatgcaataaaatatttctctatttCCACCCCACTAAAGCTCAATAATACAGAGCtcagtttattttcttgtggACTTTCAGATTTCTGCACCTTTAGGTTTAGAACAAGATTGGAAGATCTGGATTTAATGGGAACTTTCCAAGAAGTGAAACCTCGACTATGAAAAGAACCAAGCTAGAAATATTTTGAACTCCATCATAGCCTCGGTAAATGTGACTAAGGACAGATAAAACAAGTAAAGAAGACTTGAAGCTTTCCATCAGTGCAAATCCTTAAGCGTAGCATGTCTGGAAACTTAGCATAGATAAACATGGCCAAAACTGCTTACAGTTTTCATCCATTTTGCTTTGGATCAAAAGATtacttttccccctccccccatcATCTAGCAAAAACACCTCATACTGACATGGTTCTAGGGCAGGAGTAAGGATACAAAATCCTTTTCCATATTCACAGTGGAACTACCTTAATgccactgcagcactgcagaataTACTAAGTGCGAATTCCGCGAATCAGCAAGAACCACAACTCCAACTGATGTGTGGTGCCTTAGGACTACCTTACACAGCACATAAAAATCCCAGGAGCCCCAATCTTTCCGCCACCCCATCCAGCTAGCAGCTGGAGTTCCTTTATTCTTTCATGCCCTTTTAAGTTCCAGGTGATATCATTAACTTTAGCAAGGAATCAGGGACTGGATTCTCTTTTGACACATGTGCCACAAATACCTGAGGtgtagagaaaaataaaatcgtGAACACCAGCAAGTCAGCCAGGAAAAAGAGGGATGCTATTCTTTAAAACCAAAGCTGATTAAGGTGGCAGGTACTTTACTTTAGCTCTGTATCTTTCCAGGTGCTGCTTTTGGACTGTTCTTTGTAATTCATCTCTTTTGGTGGCAGACAAACCTAGCAAAGATCAGAAGTTTATCCTCACAAAAGGCTACGGTGGTGcaaattgctgcttttcttcttagACAGTTTGAATGGGCAAGTTAAACACAGGTGAAATGAAAACTGCCTGCTCTTCAAAAGAAACCCCACAAACTGAAATgcaatttgaaaatgaaagcaacacattcccccttttagcccgaTTCCCTTTGGAAACTTTCTTGTGTTGTCTTTCATGGGCTTCAGATTTGTGTAAGAGAAATTAGTCACAATTTTTGACTTTCTCTAGCTATGGATAGAAAGATAGTCTTACCTGTAATCGCTTGGTAGCTTGGCCCAAAGACCTTTCTACAGCTTTAATGCCATTTTCCAATCTCAGACTCTGCTGGCCCTGAATATCAATTTCTCCCTTCACCTTCTCTATCTTTTCCTTGACCTCTTCTTCATTCACCTGGGACTCTTGAACTTCCCgctgcagcttctctgcttCAAGGCCACTCTCCATGTTGTGGATCTGAGACACGTAGTCCTTGAGCTTGCTCTCGCACTCCAGGATCCTCTGCCTcatctcctgcagctgctccgtCAGCTGCTTTTCATTCTCCTGTTCGATCTGCAGCTCATTTTCCCAGAACTCTTCCTCCTCGATCTCCACTTCGTTCCGTTTGATCTTCTGCTCCAGTTTGAGGATTTCTTCTTCCAGGCTGGCATTGTACTTTTGCTCCCAGTAGCGGATCTCAGCTTCATTGGACTCCAGCTGCTTCTCGATGCACTGAAGCTTCTCTgtctggaggtggatcagtttCTTCAGCTCATCCGCTGTTGTTTTACAGTTGTTGAGCACCTTTTGCTTGAACTCGGATTCCTTGCTCTTCCCGAAGATGTCCATTAACCCCTTAGCGCCGCCGGTGAAGGTGAGGGATTTCCTTTTTGGCTCCCTCCTCTTCATGGCCTTGTCCCCCGGCGGCCTCAGCTTGGCCAGGGGCGGCAAGCTCTGCCGGTACAGAGTCCTCTCGGGGATGCGCGCCACGCTGTCCGATGTGGGCCGCTCGCTCAGGGAGGGCCCGGTGCGCCGCAGGATCAGCTGCACGTCGCTGGCGTACTGTCCCCACTTGTTGAGGGACACGATGGGGTTCTCGTGCGGCGCCAGGTGCCGCTCCGTGTCCCGCCACTTCTCGATCAGCGTGTAGCGCCCGGTGCGCCCTGCAAGGGAGCACAGCGTCAGCGCGGCCGCGGGGGGGCGCCACCGCGCCGCGCTCCGCCCGTGAGGGACAGCACCGGGACAGGACCCTCCCGCCCAGCCCAGCGCGGCTCCCCGTCCCCCACACGCTGTTTCAGCGCACCTGCCCCTGTCGTAGCACACGCTGCCTCGCTTACGGTGCCTGCACATCACCGAGTTCGCCTCTAAACCCTCCCCGCGCAGGGCGGGAGCGGCAGCGGCGAGGAAGGACTGACACCGTGAGAACCGGCGGAACTGCACAACCCCGGAGCTACCGGcaggctgggaggggactgaGATTCATGGAATCGCACAATGGTTTGGATGGGAAGGGACCTAAAGCctatccagttccaacccccttccactatcccagcttgctccaagccccgtccaacctggccttggacactgccagggatggggcagccacagcttctctgggcaacctgtgccaggacctctccaccctcacagggaagaataaAGCCAGTGACCCGTCAGTGTTGGTAACCACTACATAAATACACCCAATATGAACCTCGAGACCAAGAAAACAAGAACAGGCGTCCCAGCTCTTTCATACAGCCATGTAGAAATACCACATGTGGAGGCAGTGTGTTTGCTGTTAAACTTTCATCAATCAGAGGCAGCTGTTAATGACTGACAGAACCTCAGTTCCCCTCTTGGTGCCCCCCAGTTCACTCAGACACTGAGCCAACCTGGGCCACAGCCTGTGgtgcccacagcagcactgctgatgtGACGAACCTTCACTGAGGAGAGCACAGGGAcgagagcagcagaggctgcctaAACTGCAAATGGGCAATCAGGCTCCCTGCACAAGCTGCAACGGCAGCTCCCACATCCCCACTGGGGTAACCCAGTCTTCAGGAAGGAGCTCGAGTCCTTTCATAAGTATTAAGAGTTTTTCTGAGTGCTCTATTGACAATACAATTTATGTTCGTGGCTTCATTTGTGCTGTTATCAAACATACTTAAATTCAGCTCAGCAGTCTTCCTCCTCCAACACCCTTTATGGGATATTTTTCTAAGCACTCTCACTACtctgaaatacagcattttccCATCCCAGAAGAGTTTCCCCTATCAAAGTAACCTCACTTAAAAGCCACAACATTATTTACAAAAAGATGTGAAAGAGCAActgcttttaaagcatttgaTGCTAATGAATTTCTGAACAGCTCCACAATTGCCATTAACCTTAAAAACATCATTAGCTACTTTAATGCATTACCTACATTCATTTTCATGAGAAATGATcattcaaattatttatttcagcacATAAAAGCCTGAAATACCTGTCATATATGCAACTACAGAGGGGACGAGTTGGAAGAAATGTAGTTATCAGTGATAACGCATTCGATGTGTTCTCTTACCTTATACTACCTGCCCAATCATCTCACTTTTCccaaaaggataaaaatatccTAATCTCAGGCTGGAGATCTGCCCCTGACCTACAGTCACAACACTCACATGGACTCCTCACTTCAGATTTGTAGGAAACAAGCTGCACTGTGGTGATTAACACactgtgccccccccccccccccaaaaactgGATGTTGCCTTCTAAAGAGCTTCCCAAGATACAACTGCTGCGTTGGAAATGGTTCCTCTGCTCTCACTTTCTCACAATTAGCTCCCAGTGCAAAGAATGAGAACAAAAATTGTCTGCAGAGGCACCGCCTGGAGAACAGGTGGCTTTGGCTCACGGCTCATCCCAGAGCCATTGGCTGGCCCAGTCAGAGTCCAAAACGTCCCCGTTCACTTCCAAGTTAGAAGTGAGGACTGAAAGATTTGACTGATGGAAGTCAGTGAAACAAGGTAGGTAGCATGAGAACAGCAATCCACCACCCTGAACGCCTTAGAAATAAATGACTCTAGGTaagcactggggaaaaaaaagtgggggaaaaaacccaaacctgtcAGCATATTAACATGCTTGGCCAACACTCTCAGAAAGATATTTAAGGTTTATTCTAATAAAGTTCTTCAAAATAAAGTCTATAAAGGTATATGATATATAAAATGAGAGACTTTTGCTAACTCGCGATACTGCTCATTGATCCATGAAGATTTATAGTTTGTAGTAGGCATTGGTGTtgtaacaggaaaaataaacctAATACTGTTTGCCATAGCATACTAATGATAAAatcctggagaagaaaaattaagtaaaaacaTACCCCAGAACAAAGGCTGCACTtcactgctctgttttgttAACCTTAGAAGGTTTCAGCTTGTAATCATGGTTGTGCTACTAATGTTCATGTTGTGTCAGAAAGAGTCAAGTT from Corvus hawaiiensis isolate bCorHaw1 chromosome 4, bCorHaw1.pri.cur, whole genome shotgun sequence harbors:
- the RASSF8 gene encoding ras association domain-containing protein 8, translating into MELKVWVDGVQRIVCGVTEVTTCQEVVIALAQAIGRTGRYTLIEKWRDTERHLAPHENPIVSLNKWGQYASDVQLILRRTGPSLSERPTSDSVARIPERTLYRQSLPPLAKLRPPGDKAMKRREPKRKSLTFTGGAKGLMDIFGKSKESEFKQKVLNNCKTTADELKKLIHLQTEKLQCIEKQLESNEAEIRYWEQKYNASLEEEILKLEQKIKRNEVEIEEEEFWENELQIEQENEKQLTEQLQEMRQRILECESKLKDYVSQIHNMESGLEAEKLQREVQESQVNEEEVKEKIEKVKGEIDIQGQQSLRLENGIKAVERSLGQATKRLQDREQELEQLTKELRQVNLQQFIQQTGTKVTVLPADPVEVEAPYVELEREPTFQSGSLKRPGSSRQLPSNLRILQNPLSSGFNPEGIYV